In Leptolyngbyaceae cyanobacterium, a single window of DNA contains:
- a CDS encoding methyltransferase domain-containing protein, with translation MAHRTVESHGAFFIPHLYSGMRLLDCGCGPGTISLGLARIISPGTVTGIDREISQISIAIANAQKQDITNADFIPGSIYNLPFPDRSFDAVFSHALFEHLAEPLKALSEIKRVLKPGGKVGIRSPDWGGFLIAPETPQVKKAIAFYQFLQQQNGGNIYVGRELKSLLRKAGFSDLKFSASYQCYESLDRIAEYLALRIEASEKLESSPENKWTSELTLTQMAEALRKWSQQPDGIFAQSWCEVVGLIG, from the coding sequence ATGGCACACCGCACGGTAGAAAGTCATGGCGCATTTTTTATACCTCACTTATATTCGGGAATGAGATTGCTCGATTGCGGTTGTGGCCCTGGTACGATTAGTTTGGGTTTAGCACGAATTATTTCTCCCGGTACGGTGACGGGAATCGATCGAGAAATATCGCAAATTAGCATCGCCATCGCAAATGCTCAAAAGCAAGATATTACCAATGCTGACTTCATCCCAGGAAGTATTTACAATCTACCTTTTCCCGATCGTTCTTTTGATGCTGTATTTTCTCATGCTTTGTTCGAGCATCTTGCAGAACCCCTCAAAGCATTATCGGAAATCAAAAGAGTTTTAAAGCCGGGGGGTAAAGTAGGAATTCGCAGCCCTGATTGGGGGGGATTCTTGATCGCACCGGAGACGCCACAAGTGAAAAAAGCGATCGCGTTTTACCAATTTCTCCAGCAACAGAATGGCGGAAATATTTATGTCGGTAGAGAGTTGAAAAGTTTGCTGAGAAAGGCAGGTTTTAGCGACCTGAAATTTTCTGCATCTTATCAGTGTTATGAATCGCTCGATCGAATCGCAGAATACTTAGCGTTGAGAATTGAAGCGTCAGAAAAGCTGGAAAGCTCACCAGAAAATAAATGGACTTCTGAATTGACGCTAACGCAAATGGCTGAAGCTTTACGAAAGTGGAGTCAACAACCAGATGGAATATTTGCACAGTCTTGGTGTGAAGTCGTTGGTTTGATAGGGTAA
- a CDS encoding ABC transporter ATP-binding protein: MTSTTDSQEKAIVRAREPVVQTYNLSKTYLTGFFLNQKIQSLKNCTLSLYKGETFGLLGPNGAGKTTLLKTLLGIVRPTSGHGTIFDQPLGDRAVKQKIGYLPENAYYYDNLTGWELLQMTAGLFEIPDSVQRKRIPQLLDMVGLAQSAAKKKQLRQYSKGMVQRIGMAQALINDPELVFLDEPMSGLDPMGRYQIREIILSLKAQGKTIFFNSHILSDVEMICDRIAILAQGELICIGSLDELLGSTDFYRIKGKGGKLEILKRWIPDLEFEVGNWQGHLQGDLQDFLSSLRLMEAQIISLNVARPSLEEFFIEELQQRGIHASS; this comes from the coding sequence ATGACTTCTACTACCGATAGCCAAGAAAAAGCCATTGTCCGCGCACGGGAACCCGTCGTGCAAACCTATAATTTGAGCAAAACCTATTTAACTGGCTTCTTTTTAAATCAAAAAATTCAATCACTGAAAAACTGCACCCTCAGCCTTTATAAGGGAGAAACCTTTGGACTGTTGGGGCCCAATGGGGCTGGGAAAACCACCCTGCTGAAAACCCTCCTGGGTATCGTGCGTCCGACTTCCGGACATGGGACAATATTCGACCAGCCGTTGGGCGATCGGGCTGTCAAGCAAAAAATCGGTTATTTGCCGGAAAATGCCTATTACTACGACAATTTAACCGGATGGGAATTATTGCAAATGACCGCCGGACTATTTGAAATACCAGATTCGGTGCAACGCAAGCGCATTCCCCAACTGTTAGATATGGTGGGATTAGCTCAATCTGCCGCCAAGAAAAAGCAACTGCGCCAATATTCCAAAGGGATGGTGCAACGCATCGGGATGGCGCAAGCATTAATTAACGATCCGGAATTGGTATTTTTAGATGAACCGATGTCGGGACTCGATCCGATGGGGCGCTACCAAATTCGAGAAATTATATTATCCCTGAAAGCCCAAGGGAAAACCATCTTTTTCAACAGCCACATTTTATCTGATGTGGAAATGATTTGCGATCGCATCGCCATACTTGCACAAGGCGAACTAATTTGTATCGGCTCTTTGGATGAACTTTTAGGCAGCACAGACTTCTACCGAATAAAAGGCAAAGGCGGCAAATTAGAAATTCTCAAAAGATGGATACCAGACCTAGAATTTGAAGTAGGTAATTGGCAAGGACATTTACAAGGAGATTTACAAGATTTTCTCTCCAGTCTACGTCTAATGGAAGCACAAATCATCTCTTTAAATGTCGCTCGTCCCTCTTTAGAAGAGTTTTTCATAGAAGAATTACAACAACGGGGAATTCACGCCAGTAGTTGA
- a CDS encoding DUF4342 domain-containing protein has translation MRFVRCSYHLSLAELNHQGLGRETMLPLKQKMNAQVERIEDQVTTVVVDSTPVESETNEKERVEEFNINHDSVLGFFKKVIHQGKLRQVAVKGKQGNTLVKVPLIPAAVGLTGATLLFPFATVVAAVAVFGAKLTLVIERQEEAV, from the coding sequence GTGCGGTTTGTTCGTTGTAGTTATCACTTAAGCTTGGCAGAATTAAATCATCAAGGATTGGGGCGGGAAACAATGTTACCGCTTAAGCAAAAAATGAACGCACAAGTTGAACGAATTGAAGACCAAGTAACTACCGTAGTTGTTGACAGTACTCCCGTTGAGTCGGAAACTAACGAAAAAGAACGGGTAGAGGAATTCAACATAAATCACGATAGCGTACTTGGCTTTTTCAAAAAAGTCATTCATCAAGGTAAGCTACGCCAAGTAGCAGTGAAAGGAAAGCAGGGAAATACGCTGGTTAAAGTTCCTTTGATTCCTGCTGCTGTAGGTTTAACAGGTGCTACGCTTTTATTTCCATTTGCAACTGTGGTAGCTGCTGTTGCTGTGTTTGGTGCTAAACTTACTCTCGTTATCGAACGTCAAGAAGAAGCCGTCTAA
- a CDS encoding LysR family transcriptional regulator — MELRHLRYFMAVAEELHFSKAAERLHIAQPPLSQQIQQLEAELGVELFQRKTKRQVQLTDAGKVFLQEAYQLFVQLEQAIQVTRRVGRGEAGQLRVGFISSVTYDVLPVILRQFRERFPDVELVLIELTTIEQEQALRENRIEVGFVHPPLGDDNLACECVQQQPLIVALPEGHRLTLQKKVKISQLVEESFVLFPRQKGLGLYDRILTLCQQANFTPKIGQQAIQMQTMIGLVSAGMGIAIIPSCLQNLQRSGVVYRCFEEETPLVEVALAWRDGEETPILRQFLQITRLVCNQLESHALGGKFD, encoded by the coding sequence ATGGAACTGCGACATTTGCGCTATTTTATGGCAGTAGCAGAAGAACTGCACTTTAGCAAAGCTGCCGAACGATTGCACATCGCGCAACCACCTTTAAGTCAGCAAATTCAACAATTAGAAGCAGAATTGGGAGTTGAACTGTTTCAACGGAAAACTAAGCGACAAGTGCAGCTAACAGACGCCGGAAAGGTATTTTTGCAGGAGGCTTATCAGCTATTTGTGCAATTGGAACAAGCGATACAAGTCACTCGACGGGTAGGACGAGGGGAAGCAGGACAGTTGCGGGTGGGATTTATCAGTTCCGTGACTTATGACGTGCTACCCGTGATTCTGCGTCAGTTTCGAGAACGATTTCCCGATGTCGAATTGGTGTTGATCGAGTTAACTACCATAGAGCAAGAGCAGGCGTTAAGAGAGAATCGCATTGAAGTGGGATTCGTTCATCCCCCTTTAGGAGATGATAATCTTGCTTGTGAGTGCGTTCAGCAACAGCCTTTGATCGTTGCATTACCTGAAGGTCATCGGTTAACTTTACAAAAAAAGGTAAAGATAAGTCAGTTGGTAGAGGAGTCTTTTGTGTTGTTTCCCCGTCAAAAGGGGTTAGGATTGTACGATCGCATTCTAACTCTCTGCCAGCAAGCAAATTTCACGCCGAAAATCGGACAACAAGCCATTCAAATGCAGACGATGATCGGTTTAGTATCTGCTGGAATGGGAATTGCCATCATCCCGTCTTGTTTGCAAAATCTTCAAAGGTCCGGGGTAGTTTATCGCTGTTTCGAGGAAGAAACACCCTTAGTAGAAGTGGCGCTAGCGTGGCGAGATGGAGAGGAAACACCAATTTTGCGGCAGTTTTTGCAAATAACAAGACTAGTTTGCAATCAGCTGGAATCTCACGCTCTTGGCGGAAAATTTGATTAA